Proteins from one Streptosporangium becharense genomic window:
- a CDS encoding endonuclease/exonuclease/phosphatase family protein, whose product MDARGRTPWTRGWTLVSLAILTAGLTAFHSAVPNTAGNLGSLLETFLPWTGLAVPVLLGLALLRRSAVAGVAAALPGAVWAVLFGHLVVPAGGVTAYDLTVLQHNVDDENPDPAGTARALLRAGADLIALEELTPEAVAAYRAVLEADHPHHAVVGTVGLWSRYPLTGTRPVDIRPGDVEASWSRGLRSTARTPRGDVAVYVAHLPSVRVGTGGFTSGRRDESAVLLGTAIAAERLERVVLLGDLNGTLDDRGLAPLTSRVTPARTGFGFSWPAVFPLARIDHVMARAATPVHTWTLPATGSDHLPVAARIRF is encoded by the coding sequence ATGGACGCGCGGGGCCGGACGCCCTGGACGCGCGGGTGGACTCTCGTGTCGCTCGCCATCCTGACCGCCGGGCTGACCGCGTTCCACTCGGCGGTGCCGAACACCGCGGGCAACCTGGGCAGCCTGCTGGAGACGTTCCTTCCCTGGACCGGCCTGGCCGTCCCGGTGCTGCTGGGCCTGGCGCTGCTGCGCCGCTCGGCCGTCGCCGGGGTGGCAGCGGCCCTGCCCGGTGCGGTGTGGGCCGTCCTGTTCGGCCACCTGGTGGTGCCCGCCGGCGGCGTGACGGCGTACGACCTGACGGTGCTCCAGCACAACGTCGACGACGAGAACCCCGACCCGGCGGGCACCGCGCGGGCCCTGCTCCGGGCGGGAGCCGACCTGATCGCGCTGGAGGAGCTGACGCCCGAGGCCGTTGCGGCCTACCGGGCCGTCCTGGAGGCCGATCATCCCCACCACGCCGTCGTGGGCACCGTCGGGCTGTGGTCCAGGTATCCCCTCACCGGCACCCGGCCGGTGGACATCAGGCCCGGGGACGTCGAGGCGAGTTGGAGCCGCGGGCTGCGCTCGACCGCACGGACCCCCCGCGGGGACGTCGCCGTGTACGTCGCCCACCTTCCCTCGGTCCGTGTCGGGACGGGCGGCTTCACCTCCGGCCGTAGGGACGAGAGCGCCGTCCTGCTGGGCACGGCGATCGCGGCGGAGCGGCTGGAGCGGGTCGTGCTGCTCGGCGACCTCAACGGCACCCTCGACGACCGCGGCCTGGCCCCGCTCACCTCCCGGGTGACCCCGGCGCGGACCGGCTTCGGCTTCAGCTGGCCCGCCGTCTTCCCGCTGGCCCGGATCGACCATGTCATGGCCCGCGCGGCGACCCCTGTGCACACCTGGACGCTGCCCGCCACCGGCAGCGACCACCTGCCGGTGGCGGCCCGCATCAGGTTCTGA
- a CDS encoding extracellular solute-binding protein: MKLMGPAVLGVAAALVLTACGSGEPAADGQVTLKMVAADYGDGPTADNSGEKFWKGVVDEFQKANPKIKVEVQVINWNDIDKQVATMVQNGQMPDILQTGDYSGFVKDGLLYKADEVLSPNVLSDLLPKFAEAGKVEGTAYGIPFLSTARALFYNKDLFGKAGIAEPPKTWDELKAAAEKLKKAGIEQPFGLPLGNEEAQAESLLWFLGNGGGYKDASGNWAINSPQNIETFKYLKGMVDAGLTTPNPGTKNRKDVWADFAGGKIGMVNGGPMAIPIFEKGGLKNFGVAPIPGKTGVLTTTLGVQDWIMAFNANGHKEEIKKFFDFFYTGSAAQKISDTYKLLPVTTSGTEKLSSDEQLKPFLDALPNATFYPFTDPKWSDVNTQIKQTIGGALNDPETVLGAIQKTTTAG; this comes from the coding sequence ATGAAGCTGATGGGCCCGGCCGTGCTCGGTGTGGCCGCCGCACTGGTACTGACCGCTTGCGGTTCGGGTGAGCCGGCCGCCGACGGCCAGGTGACGCTGAAGATGGTCGCGGCCGACTACGGTGACGGGCCGACCGCCGACAACAGCGGCGAGAAGTTCTGGAAGGGCGTCGTCGACGAGTTCCAGAAGGCCAACCCGAAGATCAAGGTCGAGGTCCAGGTCATCAACTGGAACGACATCGACAAGCAGGTCGCCACGATGGTGCAGAACGGGCAGATGCCTGACATCCTGCAGACCGGCGACTACTCCGGCTTCGTCAAGGACGGCCTGCTCTACAAGGCCGACGAGGTCCTGTCGCCGAACGTCCTGTCCGACCTGCTGCCGAAGTTCGCCGAGGCCGGCAAGGTGGAGGGCACCGCCTACGGCATCCCCTTCCTCTCCACCGCCAGAGCGCTCTTCTACAACAAGGACCTGTTCGGCAAGGCCGGGATCGCCGAGCCGCCCAAGACCTGGGACGAGCTCAAGGCCGCCGCGGAGAAGCTGAAGAAGGCCGGGATCGAGCAGCCGTTCGGCCTGCCGCTGGGCAACGAGGAGGCCCAGGCCGAGTCGCTGCTGTGGTTCCTGGGCAACGGCGGCGGATACAAGGACGCCTCGGGCAACTGGGCGATCAACTCCCCCCAGAACATCGAGACGTTCAAATACCTCAAGGGCATGGTCGACGCCGGCCTCACCACGCCGAACCCGGGCACCAAGAACCGCAAGGACGTCTGGGCCGACTTCGCCGGCGGGAAGATCGGCATGGTCAACGGCGGCCCCATGGCCATCCCGATCTTCGAGAAGGGCGGGCTGAAGAACTTCGGCGTCGCCCCGATCCCCGGCAAGACCGGTGTGCTCACCACCACCCTGGGCGTGCAGGACTGGATCATGGCCTTCAACGCCAACGGCCACAAGGAGGAGATCAAGAAGTTCTTCGACTTCTTCTACACCGGCAGTGCCGCGCAGAAGATCAGTGACACCTACAAGCTGCTTCCGGTGACCACCTCGGGCACCGAGAAGCTCTCCTCGGACGAGCAGCTCAAGCCGTTCCTCGACGCGCTGCCCAACGCCACGTTCTACCCGTTCACCGACCCCAAGTGGTCCGACGTGAACACCCAGATCAAGCAGACCATCGGCGGCGCGCTGAACGACCCCGAGACGGTCCTCGGCGCGATCCAGAAGACCACGACCGCGGGCTGA
- the fmdA gene encoding formamidase, giving the protein MPETVFSVDQTKSMRDQDVPGHNRWHPDIPVAAMVRPGDEFRVECREWTDAQIHNSDTSNDVRDVDLTHAHMLSGPIGVEGAEPGDLLVVDILDLGPVPQQVGEAPGQGWGYTGIFAKANGGGFLTDYFPDAYKAIWDFHGIHATSRHLPGVRYTGITHPGLFGTAPSAELLSSWNQREQALIDTDPERVPPLGLPPLVDNTLAGTANGEVAERIAREGARTVPARENGGNHDIKNFTRGSRVFYPVHVRDAKLSGGDLHFSQGDGEITFCGAIEMGGFIDFHVDLIKGGMEKYGITTNPVFMPGNIEPRYSEFLTFIGVSVDHDSNTNYYLDATVAYRRACLNAVEYLKKWGYTGEQAYLLLGSAPIEGRISGVVDIPNACCSLYLPTAIFDFDVRPNMDGPVSRDRGQCAVAS; this is encoded by the coding sequence ATGCCAGAGACGGTTTTCAGCGTAGATCAGACGAAGTCCATGCGTGACCAGGACGTGCCCGGCCACAACCGATGGCACCCCGACATCCCCGTGGCCGCCATGGTGCGGCCGGGAGACGAGTTTCGTGTCGAGTGCCGGGAGTGGACCGACGCCCAGATACACAACAGCGACACGTCCAACGACGTGCGGGACGTCGACCTGACCCACGCGCACATGCTGAGCGGTCCCATCGGAGTCGAGGGGGCGGAGCCCGGCGACCTGCTGGTGGTCGACATCCTCGACCTCGGCCCGGTTCCCCAGCAGGTCGGTGAGGCGCCGGGACAGGGATGGGGGTACACCGGCATCTTCGCCAAGGCGAACGGCGGCGGCTTCCTGACCGACTACTTCCCGGACGCCTACAAGGCCATCTGGGACTTCCACGGCATCCACGCGACGTCACGTCACCTGCCCGGTGTCCGCTACACCGGCATCACCCACCCGGGCCTGTTCGGTACGGCGCCGTCGGCGGAACTGCTCTCCAGCTGGAACCAGCGGGAGCAGGCGCTCATCGACACCGACCCCGAGCGGGTCCCGCCGCTGGGTCTTCCTCCGCTGGTCGACAACACCCTGGCCGGTACGGCGAACGGTGAGGTGGCCGAGCGGATCGCCCGCGAGGGCGCCCGTACCGTGCCCGCACGGGAGAACGGCGGCAACCACGACATCAAGAACTTCACCCGTGGGTCGCGCGTCTTCTACCCCGTCCACGTCAGGGACGCCAAGCTCTCCGGCGGAGACCTGCACTTCAGCCAGGGAGACGGGGAGATCACCTTCTGCGGCGCCATCGAGATGGGAGGCTTCATCGACTTCCACGTCGACCTCATCAAGGGCGGCATGGAGAAGTACGGCATCACCACCAACCCGGTCTTCATGCCCGGCAACATCGAACCCCGCTACTCGGAGTTCCTGACGTTCATCGGCGTCTCGGTCGATCACGACTCGAACACGAACTACTACCTCGACGCGACGGTGGCCTACCGCCGGGCATGCCTCAACGCCGTGGAGTACCTCAAGAAGTGGGGTTACACGGGCGAACAGGCGTACCTGCTCCTGGGCTCGGCGCCCATCGAGGGGCGGATCAGCGGTGTCGTCGACATCCCGAACGCGTGCTGCTCGCTCTACCTGCCCACGGCGATCTTCGACTTCGACGTGCGTCCGAACATGGACGGGCCCGTCAGCCGAGACCGCGGACAGTGCGCCGTGGCGTCCTGA
- a CDS encoding carbon-nitrogen hydrolase family protein — protein sequence MSRPLPIALAQAAPRPADEDVSGFTREVEELTARFPEARFVVFPELHLHGTRVPPRERDAELEASAEPLDGPRSKAFAQLAGDLGIWLVPGSVCERGPDGALHNTALAFSPEGRLAAWYRKIFPWRPYEPYRPGDRFVVFDVPGTGRVGFAICYDAWFPEVARHLAWMGAEVIVNPVMTTTADRAQELVLARANAIVNQVYVVSVNTAAPVGTGRSLVVDPEGRVRAEAGEVATVLTDVLDLDDVTRVRRYGTAGLNRVWAQFTEADEPLDLPLYQGRIDPARWYPAGG from the coding sequence ATGTCACGACCACTCCCCATCGCGCTCGCCCAGGCGGCTCCCCGCCCGGCCGACGAGGACGTCTCAGGCTTCACCCGGGAGGTCGAGGAGCTGACCGCGCGCTTCCCCGAGGCGCGTTTCGTCGTCTTCCCCGAACTGCACCTGCACGGCACACGGGTTCCGCCGCGCGAGCGGGACGCCGAGCTGGAGGCGTCCGCCGAGCCGCTGGACGGCCCCAGGTCGAAGGCGTTCGCACAGCTCGCCGGTGACCTGGGGATCTGGCTGGTCCCCGGGAGCGTGTGCGAGCGGGGGCCGGACGGCGCGCTCCACAACACGGCCCTGGCCTTCTCTCCCGAGGGCCGGCTCGCCGCCTGGTACCGGAAGATCTTCCCCTGGCGACCGTACGAGCCCTACCGGCCGGGTGACCGCTTCGTCGTCTTCGACGTCCCGGGTACGGGCCGGGTCGGCTTCGCGATCTGCTACGACGCCTGGTTCCCCGAGGTCGCGCGCCACCTGGCGTGGATGGGGGCGGAGGTCATCGTCAACCCGGTCATGACGACGACCGCCGACCGCGCGCAGGAGCTGGTGCTGGCGCGGGCCAACGCGATCGTGAACCAGGTGTACGTCGTCAGCGTCAACACCGCCGCCCCCGTCGGCACCGGACGCAGCCTCGTCGTCGACCCCGAGGGCCGGGTCAGGGCCGAGGCCGGCGAGGTCGCGACCGTGCTCACCGACGTCCTCGACCTGGACGACGTCACGCGGGTCCGCAGGTACGGCACCGCCGGGCTCAACCGTGTGTGGGCCCAGTTCACCGAGGCCGACGAACCCCTCGACCTCCCCCTCTACCAGGGACGTATCGATCCCGCCCGCTGGTACCCGGCGGGCGGCTGA
- a CDS encoding APC family permease, which produces MRDNEPVLRRALTLGPVVLFGLAYMTPLIVLGIFGIVAEATGGAAASAYALALVAMIFTALSYGRMAAVYPTAGSAYTYARRTIDARVGFLVGWAVLLDYLFLPMVIWLIGGSYLSAQFPGVPQWVWIVAFIVVTTVLNLLGIKVAAGVNSLLMTFQILVLIFFVLLSVGYLAGSYGPEAMLGAAPFANPDTTVPGIAAGAAIAAYSFLGFDAVTTLTEETVEPTRTIPRAIVLTALIGGAIFILVAYTTQLVHPGGFFRDSSSAAFDIARTIAGSLFGAVFLAGLVIAQFTSGLAAQASTSRLLYAMGRDAVLPRRVFGYVHRRYRTPAFGIVLTGAVGLVALRLDVAVSTSFINFGAFTAFTFVNISVIAFYVHERHAGRPLGVVAYVLVPAAGAAVDLWLLTRLDAQAVTLGLIWLGAGLLYLAYLTRLFRLPPPEMGFEEGAPVVAEGEPRLPG; this is translated from the coding sequence ATGCGAGACAACGAACCAGTTCTGAGGCGTGCTCTCACGCTCGGGCCGGTCGTCCTGTTCGGGCTCGCCTACATGACGCCGCTGATCGTCCTGGGCATCTTCGGCATCGTGGCGGAGGCCACCGGTGGGGCGGCGGCCTCCGCGTACGCGCTGGCACTGGTGGCCATGATCTTCACCGCCCTCAGCTACGGGAGGATGGCGGCCGTCTACCCGACCGCCGGATCCGCCTACACCTACGCGCGCCGGACGATCGACGCGCGGGTGGGGTTCCTCGTCGGCTGGGCGGTGCTGCTCGACTACCTCTTCCTGCCGATGGTCATCTGGCTGATCGGTGGCTCCTACCTGTCGGCGCAGTTCCCCGGCGTGCCGCAGTGGGTGTGGATCGTGGCCTTCATCGTCGTGACGACCGTGCTCAACCTGCTCGGTATCAAGGTCGCCGCCGGGGTGAACTCACTGCTGATGACCTTCCAGATCCTGGTCCTGATCTTCTTCGTCCTGCTGTCGGTCGGCTACCTGGCCGGATCGTACGGCCCGGAGGCGATGCTCGGCGCGGCGCCGTTCGCGAACCCGGACACCACCGTCCCGGGTATCGCGGCGGGCGCCGCCATCGCCGCCTACTCCTTCCTGGGTTTCGACGCCGTCACCACCCTCACCGAGGAGACCGTCGAGCCCACCAGGACGATCCCGCGGGCGATCGTGCTCACCGCGCTCATCGGCGGAGCGATCTTCATCCTGGTCGCGTACACCACCCAGCTGGTGCACCCCGGCGGTTTCTTCCGGGACTCGTCGTCGGCGGCCTTCGACATCGCCAGGACGATCGCCGGCAGCCTGTTCGGCGCGGTCTTCCTGGCCGGCCTGGTGATCGCCCAGTTCACCTCCGGCCTCGCCGCGCAGGCCAGCACGTCGCGCCTGCTGTACGCCATGGGGCGGGACGCGGTCCTGCCCCGCAGGGTCTTCGGCTACGTCCACCGCAGATACCGCACCCCCGCCTTCGGCATCGTGCTGACCGGCGCCGTCGGCCTGGTCGCCCTGCGCCTGGACGTGGCCGTCTCCACCTCGTTCATCAACTTCGGCGCCTTCACCGCCTTCACCTTCGTGAACATCAGCGTGATCGCGTTCTATGTGCACGAACGCCACGCGGGACGTCCGCTGGGCGTGGTGGCGTACGTGCTCGTCCCGGCGGCCGGCGCCGCGGTCGACCTGTGGCTGCTCACCCGGCTCGACGCCCAGGCCGTCACGCTCGGCCTGATCTGGCTCGGCGCCGGGCTGCTCTACCTCGCCTACCTCACCCGCCTGTTCCGGCTGCCGCCGCCCGAGATGGGGTTCGAGGAGGGCGCCCCGGTCGTCGCCGAGGGCGAGCCTCGCCTGCCGGGGTAG
- a CDS encoding carbohydrate ABC transporter permease produces the protein MQQTVALKRVGRALQPWAWIGPAVVLIAVVVVWPVVVMIQSSFLKISRFGVVNGFNGTANYEKLFAEPDFGGVMFRSLVWVVAVVALTIVISLGLASLFNQQFPGRRVARWALIAPWAASVLMTSIIFKWMLDPGVGLINIILHDLGFLDAMGGADADPLGKASTAFPWLIFVSVFVSLPFTTYSLLAGLTAIPADVYEAAKMDGAGRWRTYWSITLPLLRPALTVATLINVMNVFNNFPIIWAMTHGQPGYSTATSTIFMYILKGSDIGESAAMSVINFGMVIVMVAVFMKVSQHKQEVAR, from the coding sequence ATGCAACAGACAGTCGCCCTGAAACGGGTGGGGCGGGCCCTGCAGCCATGGGCCTGGATCGGCCCCGCGGTGGTGTTGATCGCCGTGGTGGTCGTCTGGCCGGTCGTCGTCATGATCCAGTCGTCGTTCCTGAAGATCAGCCGGTTCGGCGTGGTCAACGGGTTCAACGGGACGGCCAACTACGAGAAGCTGTTCGCCGAACCCGACTTCGGCGGCGTGATGTTCCGCAGCCTGGTCTGGGTGGTCGCGGTCGTCGCCCTCACCATCGTGATCTCCCTGGGACTGGCGTCCCTGTTCAACCAGCAGTTCCCCGGCCGGCGCGTCGCCCGCTGGGCCCTGATCGCCCCCTGGGCGGCGTCGGTGCTGATGACCTCGATCATCTTCAAGTGGATGCTCGACCCCGGCGTCGGCCTGATCAACATCATCCTGCACGACCTGGGCTTCCTCGACGCGATGGGCGGCGCGGACGCCGACCCGCTCGGCAAGGCCAGTACGGCGTTCCCCTGGCTGATCTTCGTCTCGGTGTTCGTGTCGCTGCCGTTCACGACGTACTCGCTGCTGGCCGGGCTCACGGCCATCCCCGCCGACGTCTACGAGGCCGCCAAGATGGACGGCGCGGGCAGGTGGCGGACCTACTGGTCGATAACGCTGCCGCTGCTCCGTCCCGCGCTGACCGTGGCGACCCTCATCAACGTGATGAACGTCTTCAACAACTTCCCCATCATCTGGGCCATGACCCACGGCCAGCCCGGCTACTCCACCGCCACGTCGACCATCTTCATGTACATCCTCAAGGGGTCCGACATCGGGGAGTCCGCGGCGATGTCCGTGATCAACTTCGGCATGGTCATCGTCATGGTGGCCGTCTTCATGAAGGTCAGTCAGCACAAGCAGGAGGTGGCCCGATGA
- the nagA gene encoding N-acetylglucosamine-6-phosphate deacetylase, with product MLIVVNARVVTPHQVLDPGWVAVEEGRIAGVGRGDPPARSGAVLHDLGGRFVLPGFIDLHMHGGGGAQITTDDQEEILTAVAFHRRHGTTSTLASLVTDQIDRMAASVSAIAEIIRSGDTSRGRIVGVHLEGPFLNPAKKGSHHAEHLLAPDRAALRHLLTAGDGTVRVVTLAPELPGGMDLLREVTEAGVIAAVGHTEADYDQARDAFASGARLATHLFNAMRHFHHRDPGPAGAALADENVVCELINDGVHVHDEAVRMAMSAAGSDRVAFVTDATPAAGMTSGRYHLGPVPVFADEGTVKLSDGTLAGSTLTMDATVRHAVRDIGISIVDAAIAAATTPAHLLGISDRTGAIQPGKDADLVVLDGALRVSAVMAGGEVVHGSLTAA from the coding sequence ATGCTTATCGTGGTGAATGCCCGCGTCGTCACCCCTCACCAGGTCCTCGATCCCGGCTGGGTCGCCGTCGAGGAGGGCCGCATCGCCGGGGTGGGCAGGGGGGACCCGCCCGCGAGGAGCGGCGCGGTGCTCCACGACCTGGGCGGGCGGTTCGTCCTGCCCGGCTTCATCGACCTGCACATGCACGGCGGAGGCGGAGCGCAGATCACCACCGACGACCAGGAGGAGATCCTCACCGCGGTGGCCTTCCACCGGCGCCACGGGACCACCTCGACCCTCGCCAGCCTGGTCACCGACCAGATCGACCGGATGGCCGCCTCCGTCTCGGCGATCGCGGAGATCATCCGGTCGGGCGACACCAGCCGGGGACGGATCGTCGGGGTGCACCTGGAAGGGCCGTTCCTCAACCCGGCGAAGAAGGGATCGCACCACGCCGAGCACCTGCTCGCCCCCGACCGTGCGGCGCTGCGGCACCTGCTGACGGCCGGGGACGGCACCGTGCGGGTGGTGACGCTCGCACCCGAGCTGCCCGGAGGCATGGACCTGCTACGGGAGGTCACCGAGGCGGGTGTGATCGCCGCCGTGGGGCACACCGAGGCCGACTACGACCAGGCCCGCGACGCCTTCGCGTCGGGAGCGCGGCTGGCCACCCACCTGTTCAACGCGATGCGCCACTTCCACCACCGCGACCCGGGACCGGCGGGCGCCGCGCTGGCCGACGAGAACGTCGTCTGCGAGCTGATCAACGACGGGGTGCACGTGCACGACGAGGCGGTCAGGATGGCGATGTCCGCGGCCGGGTCCGACCGGGTCGCCTTCGTCACCGACGCCACCCCCGCCGCGGGCATGACCAGCGGCCGGTACCACCTGGGGCCGGTGCCGGTCTTCGCCGACGAGGGGACGGTCAAGCTCTCCGACGGCACCCTCGCGGGTTCCACCCTCACGATGGACGCCACCGTCCGCCACGCGGTACGCGACATCGGGATCTCCATCGTGGACGCCGCCATCGCGGCCGCCACGACCCCCGCCCACCTGCTCGGCATCTCCGACCGGACAGGCGCGATCCAGCCCGGCAAGGACGCCGACCTGGTGGTCCTCGACGGGGCGTTGCGGGTGTCGGCGGTGATGGCCGGCGGCGAGGTGGTCCACGGCAGCCTGACAGCGGCCTGA
- a CDS encoding MIP/aquaporin family protein: MVGHLSRRMLAEAIGTMLLIVFGPGSVVAALLVGGGRLDYAGVGVIALSFAVIVAVVIYAFGSTSGAHINPAVTVSLAVGRRFPWREVPFYIAAQLAGAVVGGLLIVGIFGRRATELGGVGLTALAPGVGYGQGILVEALGTFLLLLTIMALAVDRRAPQGWAGLMIGLAVAGEVFVLGPLTGGAINPARTFGPYVANDLFGGDTPWWQSGVYVIGPVVGGAVAVVLYDLVTRPVGEVPATAEQGTAGEITGESLPRPRTERPGAEPAAGPAGRPPGDVRPGSSGGAIHPARGGDHTNT; this comes from the coding sequence ATGGTCGGTCATCTGTCGCGGCGGATGCTCGCGGAAGCCATCGGGACCATGCTGCTCATCGTCTTCGGCCCCGGCTCCGTCGTCGCGGCGCTCCTCGTCGGCGGCGGCCGGTTGGACTACGCCGGCGTCGGCGTCATCGCGCTGTCGTTCGCGGTGATCGTCGCAGTCGTCATCTACGCGTTCGGCAGCACCTCGGGTGCGCACATCAACCCGGCCGTCACCGTCTCCCTCGCCGTGGGACGGCGCTTCCCCTGGCGGGAGGTCCCGTTCTACATCGCGGCCCAGCTCGCCGGCGCCGTCGTCGGGGGGCTGCTCATCGTCGGGATCTTCGGCCGGCGGGCCACCGAGCTGGGCGGTGTCGGGCTGACGGCCCTCGCGCCAGGAGTGGGGTACGGGCAGGGCATCCTCGTCGAGGCGCTCGGCACCTTCCTCCTGCTGCTCACGATCATGGCGCTCGCGGTCGACCGCCGGGCGCCGCAGGGCTGGGCGGGGCTGATGATCGGCCTCGCCGTGGCCGGTGAGGTGTTCGTGCTCGGCCCGCTGACCGGCGGCGCGATCAACCCGGCCCGTACCTTCGGGCCGTACGTGGCGAACGACCTGTTCGGCGGCGACACGCCGTGGTGGCAGTCCGGGGTCTACGTCATCGGGCCGGTCGTCGGAGGGGCTGTCGCCGTCGTGCTGTACGACCTGGTGACCAGGCCGGTCGGCGAGGTGCCTGCGACCGCCGAACAGGGGACCGCGGGGGAGATCACCGGTGAGAGCCTGCCCCGTCCCCGGACGGAGAGACCCGGCGCCGAGCCCGCCGCGGGTCCGGCCGGGCGGCCCCCCGGTGACGTCCGGCCCGGCTCCTCGGGCGGCGCGATCCACCCGGCACGGGGAGGTGACCACACGAACACGTAG
- the fdhA gene encoding formaldehyde dehydrogenase, glutathione-independent: protein MPDNKAVVYQGPGKVEVQEVPYPGFELKDGPGVNPANVGRKVPHGAIIKAVATNICGSDQHMVRGRTTAPAGLTLGHEITGEVIETGPDVEFIKVGDLVSVPFNIACGRCRNCKEGKTGVCENVNPDRAGSAYGYVDMGGWVGGQAQYVLVPYADWNLLKFPDRDRAMEKILDLAMLSDIFPTGYHGCVSAGVTTGSTVYIAGAGPVGLAAGVSAFLLGAAVVIVGDLNKERLEQARSFGCETVDVSQGDPQDQIAQIVGEPEVDCGVDAVGFEARGHGAEAETERPATVLNSLMQLTRAGGALGIPGLYVTGDPGAADEAAKKGSLSIRLGLGWAKSHAFYTGQCPVMRYNRKLMMAILHDRVQIAKAVNATPIPLDRAPQGYEEFDRGAARKYVLDPHGLLAKAG from the coding sequence ATGCCGGACAACAAGGCCGTCGTGTATCAGGGGCCGGGCAAGGTGGAGGTGCAGGAAGTTCCCTATCCCGGGTTCGAGCTCAAGGACGGGCCCGGGGTCAACCCGGCCAACGTGGGCCGCAAGGTCCCGCACGGCGCGATCATCAAGGCTGTCGCGACGAACATCTGCGGCAGCGACCAGCACATGGTCCGCGGACGCACCACCGCGCCGGCGGGCCTCACCCTCGGACACGAGATCACCGGCGAGGTGATCGAGACCGGACCGGACGTGGAGTTCATCAAGGTCGGCGACCTGGTCTCGGTGCCGTTCAACATCGCCTGCGGCCGGTGCCGGAACTGCAAGGAGGGCAAGACCGGGGTCTGCGAGAACGTCAACCCCGACCGGGCCGGTTCGGCGTACGGTTACGTCGACATGGGCGGCTGGGTCGGCGGGCAGGCGCAGTACGTCCTGGTGCCCTACGCCGACTGGAACCTGCTGAAGTTCCCGGACAGGGACCGGGCGATGGAGAAGATCCTCGACCTGGCCATGCTCTCCGACATCTTCCCGACCGGCTACCACGGCTGCGTGTCCGCCGGGGTGACCACCGGATCCACCGTCTACATCGCGGGCGCCGGCCCGGTGGGGCTCGCCGCGGGCGTCTCGGCGTTCCTCCTGGGGGCCGCCGTGGTCATCGTCGGTGACCTGAACAAGGAGCGGCTGGAGCAGGCCCGCAGCTTCGGCTGCGAGACCGTCGACGTGTCGCAGGGCGACCCGCAGGACCAGATAGCGCAGATCGTCGGCGAGCCCGAGGTCGACTGCGGGGTCGACGCCGTCGGCTTCGAGGCGCGCGGGCACGGCGCGGAGGCGGAGACGGAACGCCCCGCCACCGTGCTCAACTCGCTCATGCAGCTCACCCGCGCGGGCGGCGCGCTCGGCATCCCCGGCCTGTACGTGACCGGCGACCCGGGAGCCGCGGACGAGGCGGCCAAGAAGGGGTCGCTGTCCATCCGGCTCGGTCTCGGCTGGGCCAAGTCGCACGCCTTCTACACCGGCCAGTGTCCCGTCATGCGGTACAACCGGAAGCTGATGATGGCGATCCTGCACGACCGGGTGCAGATCGCGAAGGCGGTCAACGCCACGCCGATCCCGCTCGACCGGGCACCCCAGGGGTACGAGGAGTTCGACAGGGGGGCCGCGCGCAAGTACGTCCTCGACCCGCACGGCCTGCTCGCCAAGGCCGGATAG